One genomic segment of Tripterygium wilfordii isolate XIE 37 chromosome 9, ASM1340144v1, whole genome shotgun sequence includes these proteins:
- the LOC120004943 gene encoding lysine-specific demethylase JMJ25 encodes MHEKDIPPDHLRCKRTDGRQWRCKKRVMEGLKLCEIHHLQGRHRQYKQKVPESLKIQRKYKKKTKATVNGEAVLENLGIRARRLKLGKPVKRRGVIIKSEAEDDVVRKIKGKRKDRELELIRMVLKREVEKRKKKTLNLERNDSDNQNDSNSEGETTRDLPNGLMAITSCSSGSGGSNSGNVGSPCDVKIGAESKPVLRRCFRSKNIEPVPIGALQMLPFKGKVVSLKKRRKRCHWCRRNGGLRGLIQCSACQKQFYCMDCVKDRYYAVPEEIKISCPVCRRTCTCRACLVNQCIDIDSKELTRDKNKVDQVLHFHYLICMLLPVLKQINQDQSIELEIEAQIKGQKPSEVQIKQDEFSCNKPPCCNNCKSSIVNFHRSCLNCSYKLCLSCSREVFQRSLSGCVQALICKCPNGKKACMFRKPLLDEKSDSPSSHDSYGSARLYSSSILHSWKVYDSSNGIPCPPSKFGGCGDDFLNLRCVFPASWTKDLEVSAEEIVGCYELPETADMFSQCSLCLGMNHESNGIKQLQEAAGRAISNDNFLYCPSVVEIRGDNLEHFQKHWSKGHPVVVHNVLQGMSDLSWDPIFMFCTYLKNCDAKSQHNGAMDCLNWFEVEIGIRQLFKGSLNGRTHTNMCHEMLKLKGWLSASLFQEHFPAHYAEILHTLPLPEYMDPTSGILNVAAKLPQETSQPDLGPCIYISCSSGENHVQADSVTELCNDSCDTVHILMHTTDDAISPDQIDNIRKLMKKHVAQEQRESSGMTPEGKTKDKAIADTSLSGENLDVGLHNVVGEESQLNRRDARASWFPAAPNGTLHSSLKDRHVLHDEENITDTQSDTDPIKRSHGITRNSQSSKDVNLCGTHTAIANFIINETRGESCGAQWDVFRRQDVPKLLEYLRRHSDEFTHTNGFREQLVCSILDQNFFLDATHKMRLKQEFEIEPWTFKQHVGEAVVIPAGCPYQIRKLKSCVNVVLEFISPENATECIQMIDELHLLPKNHKTKVDKLEARKMAIYGIGAAIKEIRKLTGCGDQC; translated from the exons ATGCATGAAAAGGATATACCGCCGGACCATCTTCGGTGCAAGCGGACCGACGGAAGGCAATGGAGGTGCAAAAAGCGAGTTATGGAAGGCTTGAAGCTCTGCGAGATTCACCATCTGCAAGGCCGCCACCGCCAGTACAAGCAGAAAGTTCCAGAGTCActcaaaatccaaagaaaatacaagaaaaagacGAAGGCGACCGTTAATGGAGAAGCGGTTCTTGAAAATCTTGGAATTAGGGCAAGGAGATTGAAATTGGGGAAACCTGTGAAACGGAGGGGAGTGATCATTAAATCAGAGGCAGAGGACGACGTGGTTAGGAAGATAAAGGGGAAGAGAAAGGACAGAGAGCTGGAGCTAATAAGGATGGTGCTGAAGAGAGAAGTGgagaagaggaaaaagaagaccCTGAATTTGGAGAGGAACGATAGTGACAATCAAAACGACAGTAACAGTGAGGGAGAAACGACTAGAGATTTGCCTAATGGGCTAATGGCAATAACTTCTTGTTCTTCTGGTTCTGGTGGTTCGAATTCTGGCAATGTAGGTTCTCCTTGTGATGTCAAGATTGGTGCCGAATCAAAGCCAGTGCTACGAAGATGCTTTCGATCGAAGAACATTGAGCCAGTCCCTATTGGTGCACTGCAG ATGCTGCCTTTCAAGGGGAAGGTGGTGAgtttgaagaagaggaggaagaggtgCCACTGGTGTAGGAGAAATGGAGGTTTGCGGGGTTTGATTCAATGTTCGGCCTGTCAAAAACAGTTCTATTGCATGGATTGCGTGAAAGACAG GTATTACGCTGTGCCTGAGGAAATTAAGATCTCATGTCCAGTTTGTCGTAGAACTTGCACCTGCAGGGCCTGCTTAGTAAATCAATGCATTGACATCGACAGCAAG GAATTAACAAGAGACAAGAACAAAGTTGACCAAGTTCTACATTTTCACTATTTGATCTGCATGCTTCTGCCCGTACTGAAACAAATAAACCAAGACCAGAGCATTGAGCTAGAAATAGAGGCACAGATAAAAG GCCAAAAACCCTCTGAAGTGCAGATCAAGCAGGATGAATTCAGCTGCAATAAGCCACCTTGTTG CAATAACTGCAAGAGTTCCATTGTGAATTTCCATAGAAGCTGCCTAAATTGTTCATACAAACTTTGCTTAAGTTGTTCTCGGGAGGTTTTCCAGAGGAGCTTATCAGGATGCGTCCAAGCTCTCATTTGCAAATGTCCAAATGGAAAGAAAGCTTGTATGTTTAGAAAACCTTTATTGGATGAGAAATCAGATAGCCCCTCCAGTCATGACAGTTATGGTAGTGCACGTCTCTATTCTTCTTCAATATTGCATAGTTGGAAAGTGTATGACAGTAGTAATGGCATTCCTTGCCCACCGTCAAAGTTTGGTGGTTGTGGCGATGACTTCCTTAATTTGAGATGTGTTTTTCCTGCAAGCTGGACCAAAGACCTGGAAGTAAGTGCAGAAGAAATAGTTGGCTGCTATGAGTTGCCAGAAACTGCAGACATGTTCTCACAATGCTCGTTATGTCTCGGGATGAATCATGAATCCAATGGGATCAAGCAGTTGCAAGAGGCTGCTGGAAGAGCAATTTCCAATGACAACTTTTTATATTGCCCTTCCGTTGTGGAAATTCGAGGTGATAACCTTGAGCATTTCCAGAAGCACTGGAGTAAAGGTCATCCTGTGGTAGTTCATAATGTCCTTCAGGGTATGTCAGATTTGAGTTGGGATCCCATTTTCATGTTCTGCACTTATCTTAAGAACTGTGATGCCAAATCCCAACATAATGGAGCTATGGATTGCTTGAACTGGTTTGAG GTAGAAATTGGCATCAGGCAGTTGTTTAAGGGTTCTTTGAACGGCAGGACTCACACTAACATGTGTCATGAAATGCTGAAGTTGAAGGGCTGGCTGTCTGCTAGTCTATTTCAGGAACATTTTCCCGCTCATTATGCTGAGATACTTCATACTTTACCACTTCCAGAATACATGGATCCAACTTCTGGTATTTTGAACGTTGCTGCAAAGTTGCCACAAGAAACCTCACAACCTGACTTAGGTCCGTGTATTTACATATCATGTAGCAGTGGGGAGAACCATGTACAGGCTGATTCTGTGACGGAGTTATGTAATGATTCATGTGACACG GTTCATATTTTGATGCATACTACAGATGATGCTATATCACCTGACCAGATTGATAATATAAGGAAGTTAATGAAAAAGCACGTAGCTCAAGAGCAAAGAGAGTCTTCAGGGATGACTCCTGAGGGGAAAACAAAAGATAAAGCAATTGCAGATACATCACTCAGTGGTGAGAACTTGGATGTAGGATTACATAATGTGGTTGGAGAAGAATCACAATTGAATAGGAGAGATGCAAGAGCATCTTGGTTTCCTGCCGCACCAAATGGAACACTTCATTCGAGTCTGAAAGATAGACATGTACTACATGATGAGGAAAACATTACTGATACTCAATCAGATACTGACCCCATAAAGCGTAGCCATGGAATTACTCGAAACTCACAAAGTTCAAAAGACGTGAATTTATGTGGGACGCATACGGCAATTGCCAATTTTATCATAAATGAAACACGGGGCGAATCTTGTGGTGCACAATGGGACGTCTTTCGTAGACAGGATGTTccgaagcttcttgaatacctcagAAGACATTCTGACGAGTTCACTCACACAAATGGTTTTCGAGAGCAA TTGGTTTGCTCAATTCTTGATCAAAATTTCTTTCTTGACGCGACTCACAAAATGAGGCTTAAGCAGGAGTTTG AAATTGAACCCTGGACCTTTAAGCAACATGTGGGAGAAGCTGTCGTCATTCCAGCCGGATGCCCATACCAGATAAGAAAACTTAAG TCCTGCGTTAATGTGGTTTTGGAGTTCATCTCACCAGAAAATGCTACAGAGTGCATCCAGATGATTGATGAACTGCATCTTCTTCCCAAGAACCACAAAACCAAAGTAGACAAACTAGAG GCTAGGAAAATGGCCATCTACGGTATTGGTGCAGCTATTAAAGAAATCCGCAAGCTTACCGGATGTGGG GACCAGTGCTGA